A stretch of Malus sylvestris chromosome 11, drMalSylv7.2, whole genome shotgun sequence DNA encodes these proteins:
- the LOC126588685 gene encoding glucan endo-1,3-beta-glucosidase-like, with protein MHFSNVYKTGKALMASILLLLVVLMPALQITGAQSVGVCYGRNGNNLPAEGEVVDLYKSNGIGRMRIYEPNEATLQALRGSNIELTVTILNNELQALNDAAAATAWVQKNVQPYSADVKFKYIAVGNEVHPDAAEVGFLLPAIQNIHSAIVAANLQGQIKVSTAIDTTLVTNAYPPSDGVYTDPANQFIKPVIDFLVSNGAPLLVNVYPYFSYNDNPGSIDLAYALFTSQGVVVPDGTRYPSLFDALLDAQYAALEKAGAPNVEIVVSESGWPSEGGNQATPQNAATFYQNLIKHVTSTTGTPKRPGKAIETYLFAMFDENLKEGNADEKHFGIFSPDKQPKYQLTFG; from the exons ATGCATTTTTCCAACGTATACAAAACTGGAAAAGCTCTCATGGCTTCCATATTGCTACTACTTGTAGTCTTGATGCCAGCCCTGCAAATAACAG GTGCACAATCTGTTGGTGTTTGTTATGGACGAAACGGCAACAATTTACCAGCTGAAGGAGAAGTGGTCGACTTGTACAAAAGCAATGGCATCGGGCGGATGAGGATCTATGAACCAAATGAAGCAACCTTGCAAGCCCTAAGAGGTTCCAACATAGAACTCACTGTCACCATCCTCAACAACGAGCTTCAAGCCCTCAATGATGCTGCAGCTGCAACTGCCTGGGTCCAGAAGAACGTACAACCCTATTCAGCTGATGTTAAATTCAAATACATCGCTGTTGGAAACGAAGTGCACCCCGATGCTGCAGAGGTCGGGTTTCTCCTGCCTGCCATCCAAAACATCCACAGTGCAATTGTAGCAGCCAATCTGCAAGGCCAAATCAAAGTCTCTACAGCAATTGACACAACTCTTGTGACCAATGCCTACCCTCCCTCCGATGGAGTATACACTGACCCTGCAAACCAATTCATAAAACCAGTCATCGACTTCCTCGTCAGCAATGGGGCCCCACTCCTTGTGAATGTGTACCCTTACTTCAGCTACAATGACAACCCTGGTAGCATAGACCTTGCCTATGCCTTGTTCACTTCACAAGGGGTTGTAGTGCCGGACGGGACTCGATACCCTAGCCTCTTTGACGCTCTTCTGGACGCTCAGTACGCAGCTCTTGAAAAAGCTGGTGCACCAAATGTGGAGATAGTCGTATCGGAGAGTGGTTGGCCTTCTGAAGGTGGAAATCAAGCAACCCCTCAGAACGCAGCCACATTCTACCAGAATTTGATCAAGCATGTGACGAGTACTACTGGGACTCCAAAGAGGCCTGGTAAAGCTATAGAGACTTATCTTTTTGCTATGTTTGATGAGAACCTCAAGGAAGGTAATGCAGATGAGAAACACTTTGGAATTTTCTCCCCTGACAAACAACCCAAGTACCAACTCACATTTGGATAG